One part of the Streptomyces ferrugineus genome encodes these proteins:
- a CDS encoding trypsin-like serine peptidase, whose product MHRIVAPTLAVAAVLAVAAGNVPAGTPSGEPAISTVTFTAAERRETLAYWTADRMRDVGAAELGHDAASVRPWRGPAMKTVGRLFFTNEKGQDTYCTATAVRSGNRSTVMTAGHCVQLPASPDNHYSNMVFAPGYGDGERPYGVFAVRAVAMPRSWAQDARNDVAAVVVDQGDEALTDAVGAQAVAFDRKPGGAVTVFGYPDSQEQRGEHLMYCAGTTSATPDGKQSVRCPMEGGSSGGPWLAGFDRKSGRGTLVSVNSFGDAAENGTAMEGEVLGAVADQVLARAEKL is encoded by the coding sequence ATGCACCGGATCGTCGCGCCCACGCTGGCCGTCGCCGCCGTCCTGGCGGTCGCCGCCGGGAACGTACCGGCCGGCACCCCGAGCGGTGAGCCGGCGATCAGCACGGTGACGTTCACCGCGGCCGAGCGCCGCGAGACGCTCGCGTACTGGACGGCGGACCGGATGCGGGACGTCGGTGCCGCCGAGCTCGGGCACGACGCCGCGTCCGTCCGGCCATGGCGCGGCCCCGCGATGAAGACCGTGGGACGGCTCTTCTTCACCAACGAAAAGGGCCAGGACACGTACTGCACCGCCACCGCGGTCCGGAGCGGGAACCGCTCCACGGTGATGACGGCCGGACACTGCGTGCAACTGCCCGCCTCCCCGGACAACCACTACAGCAACATGGTCTTCGCGCCGGGTTACGGCGACGGCGAGCGCCCGTACGGCGTGTTCGCGGTCCGGGCGGTCGCCATGCCGCGCAGTTGGGCCCAGGACGCGCGGAACGACGTCGCCGCGGTCGTGGTCGACCAGGGGGACGAGGCCCTGACCGACGCGGTCGGCGCGCAGGCCGTGGCCTTCGACCGGAAGCCGGGTGGCGCGGTGACCGTCTTCGGGTATCCCGACAGCCAGGAGCAGCGCGGCGAGCACCTGATGTACTGCGCGGGCACCACGTCGGCGACCCCCGACGGCAAACAGAGCGTTCGCTGCCCGATGGAGGGAGGGTCGAGCGGTGGGCCGTGGCTGGCCGGCTTCGACCGGAAGTCGGGCCGGGGCACGCTGGTGTCCGTGAACAGCTTCGGCGACGCGGCGGAGAACGGCACGGCCATGGAGGGCGAGGTGCTGGGCGCGGTGGCGGACCAAGTGCTCGCGCGGGCCGAGAAGTTGTGA
- a CDS encoding LCP family protein, producing the protein MNDWPQGWSDDDRGNRYGRGSASAQPESARVMRQVRRGPAAPPGQGYGGVPRQQSYVNGQGHGGYGGDPSYDGAYDSDYNTGQVYGRGGGSGGPGGPGMGEPRPAPNWRRRFKVATITLVTVLLVTTVGTYFWADSKLNRDVDLSKVIDRPEAGEGTNYLIVGSDSREGMSAEEKKKLHTGSADGKRTDSMMLLHVGSNGDTLISLPRDSDVEIPTYVGSESGKTFKGTGRHTKLNAAYSEDGPTLLVRTVEFNTGLHIDHYVEIGFAGFANIVDAVGGVEMDIPRDIKDSKSGADFKKGKQTLNGEEALAFVRTRYALPGSDLDRTQNQQKFLNALANQVATPSTVLNPFKLYPTMGAGLDSLIVDKDMSLWDLASMFWAMKGVNGGDGKSMNMPTAGSSGGNLLWDKAKVKQLVEELKNDQKVTVSDK; encoded by the coding sequence ATGAATGACTGGCCCCAGGGATGGTCCGACGATGACCGCGGCAACCGTTACGGACGCGGCAGCGCGAGCGCACAGCCCGAGAGCGCGCGCGTGATGCGCCAGGTCCGCCGCGGTCCGGCGGCGCCGCCCGGCCAGGGCTACGGCGGGGTGCCCCGGCAGCAGTCGTATGTGAACGGCCAGGGCCACGGCGGCTACGGCGGTGACCCGTCCTACGACGGCGCGTACGACAGCGACTACAACACCGGCCAGGTCTACGGCCGCGGGGGTGGCTCGGGCGGCCCCGGCGGCCCGGGGATGGGCGAGCCACGGCCCGCGCCGAACTGGCGGCGCCGTTTCAAGGTGGCCACCATCACCCTCGTGACGGTGCTGCTCGTGACGACCGTCGGCACCTACTTCTGGGCCGACTCTAAGCTCAACCGCGACGTCGACCTGTCCAAGGTCATCGACCGGCCGGAGGCGGGCGAGGGCACCAACTACCTGATCGTCGGCTCCGACAGCCGTGAGGGCATGTCGGCCGAGGAGAAGAAGAAGCTGCACACCGGGTCCGCCGACGGCAAGCGCACCGACTCCATGATGCTGCTGCACGTCGGCAGCAACGGCGACACGCTGATCTCCCTGCCCCGTGACTCGGACGTGGAGATCCCGACGTACGTGGGCTCCGAGTCCGGCAAGACCTTCAAGGGCACGGGCCGGCACACGAAGCTGAACGCGGCGTACTCGGAGGACGGGCCCACGCTCCTGGTCCGCACCGTCGAGTTCAACACCGGTCTGCACATCGACCACTACGTCGAGATCGGCTTCGCCGGCTTCGCCAACATCGTGGACGCGGTCGGCGGCGTCGAGATGGACATCCCGCGGGACATCAAGGACTCCAAGTCCGGCGCGGACTTCAAGAAGGGCAAGCAGACCCTGAACGGCGAGGAGGCCCTCGCGTTCGTCCGCACCCGGTACGCGCTGCCCGGCTCCGACCTGGACCGTACGCAGAACCAGCAGAAGTTCCTCAACGCGCTCGCCAACCAGGTGGCCACGCCGAGCACGGTCCTCAACCCCTTCAAGCTCTACCCCACGATGGGCGCCGGCCTCGACTCCCTGATCGTCGACAAGGACATGAGCCTGTGGGACCTGGCCTCCATGTTCTGGGCGATGAAGGGCGTGAACGGCGGCGACGGCAAGTCCATGAACATGCCGACCGCCGGCTCCAGTGGAGGCAACCTCCTGTGGGACAAGGCGAAGGTGAAGCAGCTGGTGGAGGAGCTGAAGAACGACCAGAAGGTGACCGTCTCGGACAAGTGA
- a CDS encoding DUF4344 domain-containing metallopeptidase: protein MTAARSSYVRTGAALVGAALTAVSGCSTGSDEATARTGDAVRPVRATASPSVSGSLVVSYEKPKKAADRQAEAFLRRTKALEGVASYADAIIRLPYDVPLRAKSCGEANAFWNPETKDITYCYEFVDALRPIYEKQETEGGAGQRAAAVEQDLIGLTNGVLLHELGHGLIAMYDLPATGEEEDAVDQLSALLLAGGDDEHQQYAIDTINAWGGLAEADAAGGVTDDAYADEHSLDIQRFYNWSCWLYGSDPAAYKEIVRSDGNPDGVLPEERAERCPDEYAKIAHAWGTLLGPYLRT from the coding sequence GTGACCGCAGCGCGGAGTTCGTACGTCCGGACCGGCGCCGCACTCGTCGGGGCTGCCCTCACCGCCGTCAGCGGCTGCTCGACCGGCTCCGACGAAGCGACGGCGAGGACCGGGGACGCGGTGCGGCCGGTCAGGGCCACCGCCTCCCCATCCGTCTCCGGCTCCCTCGTGGTGTCGTACGAGAAGCCGAAGAAGGCCGCGGACCGGCAGGCCGAGGCATTCCTCAGACGTACCAAGGCCCTTGAGGGCGTGGCGAGTTACGCCGACGCGATCATCAGGCTCCCGTACGACGTGCCGCTGCGCGCGAAGAGCTGCGGAGAGGCCAACGCCTTCTGGAATCCCGAGACGAAGGACATCACGTACTGCTACGAGTTCGTCGACGCCCTCAGGCCGATCTACGAGAAGCAGGAGACCGAGGGCGGCGCCGGGCAGCGGGCCGCCGCCGTGGAGCAGGACCTCATCGGCCTGACCAACGGCGTCCTGCTGCACGAACTCGGCCACGGCCTCATCGCCATGTACGACCTGCCCGCCACCGGCGAGGAGGAGGACGCCGTCGACCAGCTGTCCGCACTGCTGCTGGCCGGCGGTGACGACGAACACCAGCAGTACGCGATCGACACGATCAACGCCTGGGGCGGACTCGCGGAGGCGGACGCGGCCGGGGGCGTCACCGACGACGCGTACGCCGACGAGCACTCCCTGGACATCCAGCGGTTCTACAACTGGTCCTGCTGGCTGTACGGTTCGGACCCCGCCGCGTACAAGGAGATCGTGCGGAGCGACGGCAACCCGGACGGCGTGCTCCCCGAGGAGCGGGCCGAGCGCTGCCCCGACGAGTACGCGAAGATCGCTCATGCCTGGGGCACGCTGCTCGGGCCCTACCTCAGGACCTGA
- a CDS encoding DUF4436 family protein — protein sequence MARRTASRTRRITGGGQGRPTWLWGTAGFLALAALVATGIGLYLNERDVRQRPLTAGSSGHGRINVLADVQKTDPDQRTATIHMAVTATGAYADPDGMGSPAKDVTVFTNSALQPEVAFSAEGIDAVKSVVVPLESGTASDYPFDRYRASLVVVAAVGDTLVPTRLVVRDQDPRFTLRQAAAGYKDRAAAVRVQAQRSRSTFILAWFMIAAMWAIALAVLVACHLVVRQRRGLVWGALGWMAGTLFALVGLRNAAPGNPPNGCLLDYAAFYWAEALIALSLTLLVFHGILVEYRHGGPLPEPAPGGRRTPSRSRRPMRPRGGVRRPGRRR from the coding sequence ATGGCCCGCCGCACCGCCTCCCGCACCCGCCGGATCACCGGCGGCGGCCAAGGACGGCCCACATGGCTGTGGGGCACGGCGGGCTTTCTGGCGCTGGCGGCGCTGGTGGCCACCGGGATCGGCCTCTATCTCAACGAGCGGGACGTCCGACAGCGCCCCCTCACCGCGGGCAGCTCCGGCCACGGCCGGATCAACGTGCTGGCCGATGTGCAGAAGACGGACCCCGACCAGCGCACGGCCACCATCCACATGGCTGTGACGGCGACCGGCGCGTACGCCGACCCGGACGGTATGGGCTCCCCGGCCAAGGACGTCACCGTCTTCACCAACTCCGCGCTCCAGCCCGAGGTCGCCTTCAGCGCGGAGGGCATCGACGCGGTCAAGAGCGTGGTGGTTCCGCTGGAGTCGGGCACGGCGTCGGACTATCCCTTCGACCGCTACCGGGCCAGCCTCGTTGTCGTCGCCGCCGTCGGCGACACCCTGGTCCCCACCCGCCTGGTGGTGCGCGACCAGGATCCCCGCTTCACGCTGCGCCAGGCCGCGGCCGGCTACAAGGACCGTGCCGCGGCCGTGCGGGTGCAGGCGCAGCGGTCGCGCAGCACCTTCATCCTGGCCTGGTTCATGATCGCCGCCATGTGGGCCATCGCGCTGGCCGTTCTGGTGGCGTGCCATCTCGTCGTACGCCAGCGCCGCGGCCTGGTCTGGGGTGCCCTCGGCTGGATGGCGGGCACCCTCTTCGCACTGGTCGGCCTCCGCAACGCCGCACCGGGCAACCCTCCCAACGGCTGCCTGCTGGATTACGCGGCCTTCTACTGGGCCGAGGCCCTGATCGCGCTGAGCCTGACCCTGCTCGTCTTCCACGGCATCCTGGTCGAGTACCGCCACGGCGGGCCGCTGCCCGAGCCGGCTCCCGGGGGACGCCGGACGCCGTCGCGCAGCCGCCGTCCCATGCGGCCACGCGGGGGTGTGCGGCGCCCCGGCCGGCGGAGGTGA
- a CDS encoding four-helix bundle copper-binding protein — translation MTQPGTTTMSKEMQDCVEACMNCHSVCEETMSACMQMGGQAQMQIMRTLMDCAETTRMCADMMMRRSPMSAEMCAMCAKACEMCAEACMSMPDDPQMMRCAEACRRCAESCRSMAGATM, via the coding sequence ATGACCCAGCCCGGAACCACGACGATGAGCAAGGAGATGCAGGACTGCGTCGAGGCGTGCATGAACTGCCACAGCGTGTGCGAGGAGACCATGAGCGCCTGCATGCAGATGGGCGGTCAGGCCCAGATGCAGATCATGCGCACGCTCATGGACTGCGCCGAGACGACCCGTATGTGCGCGGACATGATGATGCGCCGCTCGCCCATGTCGGCGGAGATGTGCGCGATGTGCGCCAAGGCCTGCGAGATGTGCGCCGAGGCGTGTATGTCCATGCCGGACGACCCGCAGATGATGCGCTGCGCCGAGGCGTGTCGGCGCTGCGCCGAGTCCTGCCGCTCGATGGCGGGCGCCACGATGTGA
- a CDS encoding acyl-CoA thioesterase: MTDQVTDAESGTPDIPGKPTSASRTTLSHIMTHNDTNLLGTVHGGVIMKLVDDAAGAVAGRHSGGPAVTASMDEMVFLEPVRVGDLVHVKAQVNWTGRTSMEVGVRVLAERWNESAPPTQVGSAYLVFAAVDADGKPRRVPPVIPETERDKRRYQEAQIRRTHRLARRRAIKELREKRAAEGYED, encoded by the coding sequence ATGACAGACCAGGTCACCGACGCGGAGTCGGGCACTCCGGATATCCCGGGCAAGCCGACGTCGGCATCCCGCACCACCCTCAGCCACATCATGACCCACAACGACACCAACCTGCTGGGGACGGTGCACGGCGGTGTGATCATGAAACTCGTCGACGACGCGGCCGGCGCCGTGGCCGGACGCCACTCCGGCGGCCCCGCCGTCACCGCGTCCATGGACGAGATGGTCTTTCTGGAGCCGGTCCGCGTCGGCGACCTCGTGCATGTGAAGGCCCAGGTCAACTGGACCGGCCGGACCTCGATGGAGGTGGGCGTACGGGTCCTGGCCGAGCGCTGGAACGAATCGGCACCGCCCACGCAGGTCGGCTCGGCCTACCTGGTGTTCGCGGCGGTGGACGCGGACGGCAAGCCGCGCCGGGTGCCGCCGGTGATACCGGAGACCGAGCGGGACAAGCGGCGCTACCAGGAGGCCCAGATCAGGCGGACGCACCGGCTGGCCCGGCGGCGCGCGATCAAGGAGCTGCGGGAGAAGCGGGCGGCGGAGGGGTACGAGGACTGA
- a CDS encoding acyl-CoA dehydrogenase — translation MAGSADFDLYRPSEEHDMLRDAIRSLAEAKIAPYAAAVDEEARFPQEALQALVAGDLHAVHVPEEYGGAGADALATVIVIEEVARVCASSSLIPAVNKLGSLPVILSGSEELKKKYMTPLAKGDGMFSYCLSEPDAGSDAAGMKTKAVRDGDHYVLNGVKRWITNAGVSDYYTVMAVTDPSKRSKGISAFVVEKSDEGVSFGAPEKKLGIKGSPTREVYLDNVRIPADRMIGEEGTGFATAMKTLDHTRITIAAQALGIAQGALDYAKGYVQERKQFGKPIADFQGIQFMLADMAMKISAARALTYQAAAASERGDADLTYQGAAAKCFASDVAMEVTTDAVQLLGGYGYTRDYPVERMMRDAKITQIYEGTNQVQRIVMARNLP, via the coding sequence TTGGCCGGATCGGCTGACTTCGACCTGTACCGCCCGTCCGAGGAGCACGACATGCTCCGTGACGCCATCCGCTCCCTGGCCGAGGCGAAGATCGCGCCGTACGCCGCCGCGGTGGACGAGGAGGCCCGCTTCCCGCAGGAGGCGCTCCAGGCCCTGGTCGCGGGCGACCTGCACGCCGTCCACGTCCCCGAGGAGTACGGCGGCGCGGGTGCCGACGCCCTCGCCACGGTGATCGTGATCGAGGAGGTGGCCCGCGTCTGCGCGTCCTCCTCCCTCATCCCCGCCGTGAACAAGCTGGGCTCGCTGCCGGTGATCCTCTCCGGCTCCGAGGAGCTGAAGAAGAAGTACATGACCCCGCTCGCCAAGGGCGACGGCATGTTCTCGTACTGCCTGTCCGAGCCCGACGCCGGCTCCGACGCGGCCGGCATGAAGACCAAGGCCGTCCGCGACGGCGACCACTACGTGCTGAACGGCGTGAAGCGCTGGATCACCAACGCGGGCGTCTCCGACTACTACACGGTGATGGCGGTCACCGACCCGTCCAAGCGCTCCAAGGGCATCTCGGCCTTCGTCGTCGAGAAGTCCGACGAGGGCGTCTCCTTCGGTGCCCCGGAGAAGAAGCTGGGCATCAAGGGCTCCCCGACCCGCGAGGTCTACCTGGACAACGTTCGCATCCCGGCGGACCGCATGATCGGCGAGGAGGGCACCGGCTTCGCCACCGCGATGAAGACGCTGGACCACACCCGCATCACCATCGCCGCCCAGGCCCTCGGCATCGCCCAGGGCGCCCTCGACTACGCCAAGGGCTACGTCCAGGAGCGCAAGCAGTTCGGCAAGCCGATCGCCGACTTCCAGGGCATCCAGTTCATGCTCGCCGACATGGCCATGAAGATCTCGGCCGCCCGCGCCCTGACCTACCAGGCCGCCGCCGCCTCCGAGCGCGGCGACGCCGACCTCACCTACCAGGGCGCCGCCGCCAAGTGCTTCGCCTCGGACGTGGCGATGGAGGTCACCACGGACGCCGTGCAGCTCCTCGGCGGCTACGGCTACACGCGTGACTACCCGGTCGAGCGCATGATGCGCGACGCCAAGATCACGCAGATCTACGAGGGCACGAACCAGGTCCAGCGCATCGTCATGGCACGGAACCTGCCGTAA